A genomic stretch from Sphaerodactylus townsendi isolate TG3544 linkage group LG15, MPM_Stown_v2.3, whole genome shotgun sequence includes:
- the RETREG3 gene encoding reticulophagy regulator 3 translates to MARPGRGRPWAAVGDGAAGSSSLPPGDSGRRMEAAAAAAAAAEGESGGAAAVAAAAAAAAAAGCSERERRVRALSAALRSRLGPYEPPLSALQAVLVWERPARSALAWAGAHAAFGIFALTSLHLVFLVAFLLILIVCFDQWKNKIWPDIKVARPDELDSESWGYVHPQQLSVPELCHYLAEGWVTGDSFVKSLLSFKRHNPGKFCLLACSFLTFLAVVGQYIPGVCLAYLTMLSFLLWPLAVYHHLGQHLYTKLEPALQRLDFSVRGYMMVKQRERQLRYQTLRKPPAAGDETDSEEELAAFCPKLDDAVVAKELAISDSEHSDAEVSCTENGTFNLSRGQTPLTEGSEDLDGHSDPEESFAQDLPDFPSINPEVTGIDDEDDTSLGIPSLAFRAQGQEDLRLSGDKEETPAGFLLGALPSTHNLTNDLAGFMTRGMIQLALSGASPLGSASGNRQQHGARAFLRTSSSELDTDAEGDDFELLDQSELNQMDPASSRGQ, encoded by the exons ATGGCCCGTCCTGGCAGGGGGCGGCCATGGGCGGCCGTTGGTGACGGGGCGgcaggctcctcctccctccctccggggGACTCCGGGCGAAGAATGGaggccgcggcggcggcggcggcggcggctgagggGGAGTCCGGCGGGGCTGCTgctgtggcggcggcggcggcggcggcggcggcggcggggtgcTCGGAGCGGGAGCGTCGGGTGCGTGCGCTGAGCGCCGCCCTGCGGAGCCGCCTGGGGCCCTACGAGCCGCCGCTGAGCGCCCTGCAGGCCGTGCTGGTCTGGGAGAGGCCGGCCCGCAGCGCGCTCGCCTGGGCCGGAGCCCACGCGGCTTTCGG GATCTTTGCCCTCACATCTCTCCATCTGGTATTCTTGGTTGCTTTCCTCCTGATTCTGATAGTGTGTTTTGATCAGTGGAAGAATAAGATCTGGCCTGACATAAAAG TGGCAAGACCTGATGAATTAGACAGTGAGAG CTGGGGCTACGTCCATCCCCAACAGCTCAGTGTCCCTGAACTGTGTCACTATTTGGCAGAAGGCTGGGTCACAGGAGACAGCTTTGTGAAGAGCTTGCTGAGCTTCAAAAGGCACAATCCAGGCAAG TTCTGCCTTCTAGCCTGCAGTTTCCTCACATTTTTGGCTGTCGTGGGTCAGTATATTCCCGGAGTCTGTCTTGCCTATCTGACAA tgctttccttcctgctgtgGCCCCTGGCTGTGTACCACCATCTAGGTCAGCACCTCTACACCAAGCTAGAGCCAGCTCTGCAGCGGTTGGACTTCAGCGTTCGTGGCTATATGATGGTCAAGCAGAGGGAGAGGCAGT TGCGTTACCAGACGTTGAGGAAGCCCCCTGCTGCTGGCGATGAGACTGACAGCGAAGAAGAGCTTGCTGCTTTCTGTCCTAAG cTGGATGATGCCGTGGTTGCCAAGGAGCTGGCGATCTCTGATTCGGAACACTCAGATGCAGAAGTGTCCTGTACTGAGAATGGAACTTTCAATCTCTCCCGAGGCCAAACTCCCTTGACTGAGGGGTCAGAAG ACCTTGATGGCCATAGTGACCCTGAGGAATCTTTTGCCCAGGATCTGCCAGACTTCCCTTCCATCAACCCTGAGGTAACGGGGATAGACGACGAAGATGACACCAGCTTAGGCATTCCAAGTCTGGCCTTCCGTGCGCAGGGCCAGGAAGATCTCCGGCTCTCTGGTGACAAAGAGGAAACGCCCGCGGGGTTCCTCCTGGGGGCCCTGCCATCCACACACAACCTGACAAACGACTTGGCTGGCTTCATGACTCGGGGGATGATCCAGCTGGCCCTGTCCGGGGCCTCCCCGTTGGGCTCTGCAAGCGGCAACAGACAGCAGCACGGTGCTCGGGCCTTCCTGCGGACCTCCAGCTCAGAGCTGGACACGGATGCGGAAGGAGATGACTTTGAACTGCTTGACCAGTCAGAGCTGAATCAGATGGACCCTGCCAGTTCCCGGGGCCAGTGA